GGTTTCCGGGCCGTCCTCGGGGCCGCAGCGGCAGATGCGGGCCGAGTCTCCCGACACGTCCACGTAGAGGCCCAGCACCTCCGCGTCCAGCTCCGCGGCCAGCGCGCAGGTGGCCTCGCTGACGTAGGCGGCCATGGCCTGGGCGGCGGAGCGCTCCGTCAGCGAGCGGACGAGGAACACCTGCCAGCCCGCCTCGGTGAGGGGCCCCGCCTCCTGCAGCGGCGCCAGCTCCGCGGGCGGCGCCTGGATGCGAGAGAGCAGCCGCCGCACGGGCGCCTCCAGCCGCTCGAGCCGGGCGCTCGACGCGGGGCAGAAGAAGACGACGCGGTACTCACGGCTGTCGGCTGCGGTTTCCATAGGCATACGGCGTCGCCAGGAACAGAGAAGGTGTCCGCGGAGTGCGGGGCCCCAAGAGGACCAAAGGACTCCCCGCACACGCAAGGGGGGAATTGGGACGAGGGTTCAGGGTGTGGCGGACGGCTCCGGCAGGAGCCGCGCGGGGGCCCGGCGCTCGGCGGCCACCCAGGCGCCCGTCACCAGCACCAGCAGTCCTCCTACGATGCCAGCGGGCGTCAGCGCCTCCGCGAAGAAGACCATGCCCACCACCGAGGCAGTAAGGGGTTCCAGGTAGGTAAGGGCTCCCGCCGCCGCGGTGGGCACATGCCGCAGCCCGGCATTGAAGAGGATGTTTCCAATGAGGCCACACGCCACGCCGCCGACGAGGACTCGGAGTGTGGCTTCGTCCAGCGCCGAGGGCAGGGCCTCGGCGCCGAAGTACAGCAGCAGCGCGGCCATGGAGAGGGGAGCGTGCAGCGAGGTGACGGCGAGTGGAGAGTAGGCGCGCGCCGCTTCCTTCGAGCCCAGGACGATGACCGCGTAGAACAGGGCGCTCGCCGCGCCCAGCGTCGCGGTGAGCCCGGAGAAGGCGGTGCCGGGCTGGATGATGAGCAGGGCCAGGCCGAAGAGGGTGATGGGAACGCCCACCAGGGCCCGCGCGGAGACGCGCTCGCGCAGCACCCACGGTGCGGACAGCGCGAGCAGCAGCGGGGCGAGGTAGTGCGTCAGCACCGCCACTGACACCGGCCCGTTCCGTATCGCCGCGAAGAAGAGGGCCGTGTTGGCGGCGTCCGCCAGGCCGATGACGACGAGCGCCGCCGTGGCGCGCCTGTCCCTCAGGGCTTCGCGCCGCAGCAGGAAGGGCGCGGGGAGTGACATGGCGGTGAGCACCAGCAGCGCATTCTGCGGCCCGGACAGCCCCGCCGGCCGGAGGAAGAGGGCCCAGCACCCCCAGAGGGTGGCCCCGGCCGCGACCATGGCGAAGTACCGCACTGCTTTGACTCCCGGTGACACCGGTGCGCCCCAAGGCTCCGGCGGGGGCGCAGCGTACACCAGTGGGGGCGGACGCGTCGGCGCGCTGCCGCCTGCTCCCCCCGCGGCCAGGACACGTTCTTCCGGGGACGCACGCAGTCCGCGTTCCCACTCAACGCGGCTGCGCGTGCCGCACGTCGCGACGCATCACGGTAGTCACCGTCCAGCCGCATGGGGCGCTGGGAGGACCCTGTTGCCGCGTCAGGGCCGCACGTCGATGCGCCTGTTGGCTCCAGTCCCCGTCGTCCGGGTCGTCGTGGTCGTGGTCGTCGTATCCACCGGCCGGCTCCAGGGGAAAACGAGCGCGAGCGCCACTCCCGCCAGCCCCACGACGGAATAGACGAGGCGACCCGCCGCGCTGGTCTCCTCCCGCGCTCCGCCACCGAAGATGGCGTCCACGAGGTTCCAGTTGAAGAAGCCAATCAGGCCCCAGTTGATGGCGCCGATGATGACCAGCACGGCCATCACCTTGGCGAGCACTGCCTTCAAGCGGTCAGCATCCACGCGTTCCATGGCTCGTCTCCTCGGTATGAGGCGGCGAGCGGAGCTCCCGGAGAGAAGGCCCCGAGCCGCCTCTTCCATCAATCTATGGAGTCTCCAAAGGCGCGGCGAGGCTACCTTGGGAATGAGAGGTGAACATGGGAGACGTGGTCAGCGGACGGGTTGGCGGAGAAGCGCCTGGTTCGGACCAGGGCTCCGTCGTGGCACACAGAAGCACGCCCGGCGGCGCGGCGCGGTGGAAGGGGCTGCTGGGCAGGCTGCGCCAGGAGTGGAAGCGCAACAAGCTGAGTGACGCGGCGGCCGCCCTCACGTTCTACGGAGTCCTCGCCCTCTTTCCCTTCCTGCTCTTCATGGTCGCCCTCGCGGGCGTTGTCGTCCAACCCGAGCAGGTGCAGGCCCTCATCGGTGCGCTGGGGCGCGAAGTGCCTCCGGAGCTTGGTGCGCTGCCCTATGCACAGCTCGCGCAGCTCACCTCCGGGCCAGGCAGGGAATTGCTCACGATCAGCGCGCTGGCCGCGGTGTGGTCCGCGACCGCCGGGGTGGTGAGTCTCATGTCGGCCCTCAACACCGCCTACGGTGTGACGGAGAGCCGCCCGCGCTGGAAGGTCTACGGGGTCGCACTCGGGATGATGCTGGCGGGAGCCGTCCTGGCCCTGCTCGCAGGGCTGCTCGCGGTGGCCGCGCCAGCCCTTGCCACCCGGCTCGGACAGCCCTGGACGATGCTCGCGGGCTGGCTGAGGTTGCCCCTCGCGGCGCTGCTGATGATGGTCCTCTGGGCGACCCTCTATTCAGTGCTCCCGGATGCGCGGCAGAAGTTCAGGTTCTTCACGCCCGGCTCCGTGGCGGGGGTGCTCGTCTGGCTCGCGGCCTCGCTGGGCTTCTCCGCCTACGTCTCCCACTTCAGCACCTTCGGCATCACCTATGGCGCCCTGGGGGGCATCATCGTCCTGCTGCTGTGGATGTGGATTTCGTCGCTCGCGCTGATGCTGGGTGCCGAGATCAACGCCGTCCTCGCTCGCCGTCCCCCCGGCGACGCCGGAGTCCCGGCCTGAGTTGAGCGCGGGCGAGGCGTCCAACGATGCTCCCCGCCCGTCTCCCATCCGCCGGATGTCCACAGTGGAGCTGCTCAGCTTCCGGTGCGCGGTGCCTTGTCGACGTTGCCGTCCTCGTACAGATGGGTAAGCCCGGTCACCTTGCCCGAGGCATCCTTCTCGATGCGCAGGCGGAGGACTTCCACACCGTCGAGCGTGAGGGTGTCCGCGGTCATTGGAACCGCCCGCACCCTGGGGATGCCCTTCCGCCACTCGTACCAGAGCGAGCCATTCTCGAAGACGAGCGTGCGAGGCCCATAGCTCCCCGCGAAGCTCTTCAGCACCTCGGCGGTCAGTGTCACCGGCCTGGCGAGTGCCTCCACTCCCTGGATGGACCACTCGAGCCGCTTCTTCTTTCCGTCGTCCTTGACCGTGGCCCGCAGCTTCTTCAACGCATCCAGGTGGGCCGTTTCCTGCGCCTTGTCCGCGGGGACCTTGATATCCGGCGCCACGCCGGTGCCTTCCCAGTTGGTGCCGGTGACGGGATTCACCGCGCGGCCGAAGGGAACGCGCACCAGCAGGTGCACATCGTCGAGGAACTGGGCGTTCACCGGATGGGCGCCACCGCCGGTCGTCTCGCCGACGAGGGTGGCCCGCTTGAGGTTCTTCAGGTTGTAGGAGAACTCCTCGGCCGCGGAGAAGGTGCGCTGGCTGGTGAGGATGTAGATGGGCACGTCGGTCATCCGCTTGCCGGCCACATGGGCGGAGGTCCAGAACTGCTGGGTGATGTCGCCCTTGCGGATGTAGAAGCTGTTGAGGTGCTTGGGCTCGTCGAAGAAGTAGCTGGTGATGAGCTGAATCATCGACGGATCCCCACCGCCGTTGTTTCGCAGGTCGATGATGACCGCGTCGGAGTTGGCCAGGAATCCCATGGCGGCGATGGCGGTCTCTCCCGCCAGCTCCGCTCCCATGAAGCCGCGCAGGTCCAGGTAGCCAACATTCCCCGCGAGGCGCTCCACCTTCTCGAAGCCGAAGTTCCGCGACGCCATCTCCCGGCGGTGCTCCTCCCGGGCCTCCTGACTGGGGCCATCGGGGCCCATGCCCGGGGGCCTCGTGGGGGCGTAGTGGATGCTCAGGTGCTTGTCCTTGCTCACCTCCTGAAGGTCTCGGGTCAGGGCTTCGGCGAGCTCGGCCGAGTTGGCGAGCTTGTCGTAGGCGCCCGCCTTCAGCTTCTTGCGGAGGTTCGCCTCCATCTTCCGGGCCACGTCCGGGAAGACATACGTCTCATTCAGCGCCGTCGAGACACGGTCCACGATCTTCGCGCGCATCGCGGCGTCCACCGGCTCGCCGGCGCCGCGCCCCATCTGGGCGGGGGAGGCGGTCGAGACGAGCAGGGCGGCGGCACACAACAGTGCCCCAAGGCCTTCGCGCAGCCGGCTCCGGAACGCCTGCGGACCGCGAGTCATGCTCCCACTTTCGTTGCTGCTGCCTGCTGTCGTCATCGGAGCTCCTTGCAGCTGCGTGTCAATCCGCGGCGAGGCGTGGGCCTCGCTGCTGTCATGCGGCTTGAGAGTCATTGTGTCGGAAGGGCAGTTACAAGGGTCAACCTACGGAGTCGGGCACGGTGCGTGGCCTTGACGTCTCCTTCTCTTGGTCATGGTTGTGTCATGCCGGTCACCCCGGTTCGTGCCATGGCACCAAGGACATCAAGGGCTCTGGGCCTCCTGCTTCTGGGCGACGGCCTGGGCCTTCAGCCCTTCCATGTCGGGAACGAAGGAGCGCTCGGGGACGACGCGGGCGCGGCGGATGCGGTCCATGCGGAAGATGCGCGCGGCGGACTTCTCCACGTCCCGCGCGAGCACGTACCAGACGGGCGCCTCCACCAGCAGCCCATGGGGCTCGACCAGTCGCCGGCTCGCCTTGCCATGGCGGTCCTGGTAGTCGAAGGACAGGCACACCTGCTCGCGGAAGGCGCGCTCGAACACGGCGAGCAGCTCCTCGGGCGGTGTCCCCACCTCCGCCAGGACGCGGGCGCTGGCGGGCCGCCCCACCACCACGCGGCGGCAGAGCTCGCGCATGCCCCGGGCCCGCTCTTTCGGGACGCTGGCGAAGAGCTTCTCCAGCCCCGAGCGCGCGGCACTCCCCCAGGGGAGCGAGCTGGCGGTCGCCGACAGGTTCGCCGCGAGCCACAGCGCCACCACCTCCTCCAGCGAGAGGTGCACCGCCGTCAGCCCCCGGGCCCGCTCCAGCCGCACGCCGCCTCCCGGCCCGGAGTCGCTGCTGATGGGCACGCCCTGGTCCCTCAGCGTGGCGAGGTCTCTGTGCACCGTGCGCACGCTCACCTCCAGCGCGGCGGCAATCTCCGCGACGGTGGTGGCCTCGTGGGCCCGGAGGAAGTCCTGCAGCTGCATCACCCGCTCGACTCGTGCCATTGCTGCCAGTTTCTGACAGGGATGGGCCGTACTCCAAGGGTCATGACGCGCGGGAGCGCGCATCTTCAAGAGCGAGAGGAGACGGCCATGGTGAAGGGACCTGCTGGAGCGCTGTACGTCGACGACGGAGGGAAGGGTGGGGTGCCGGTGGTGTTCGTCCACTCGAGCTGCGGGAATACGACGCACTGGGCGGCCCAGCTCGCGCACCTCCGGAAGCACCGGCGGGCGGTGGCGTTGGACCTGCGCGGCCATGGGAAGTCGGCGCCGCCGGAAGACGTGGACATCACCATGGAGGACTTCGCCCGGGACATCGCGGCGGTGGTGGACGGGCTCGGGCTCCAGCGCTTCGTGCTCGTGGGGCACAGCATGGGCGGGGCCATCTGCGCGGCCTACGCGGGGCAACATCCCGACCGTGTCGCGGGCCTGTTCCTGCTCGACCCGGCCTCGGACGCGCGCGCGATTCCGGCCGAGCAGTCCGCGGGCCTCATGCAGGTGCTGGCGACGGAGGCGTGGAGCGCGGTCATCGAGGAGTTCTGGACGCCGATGCTCGCGGCCTCGCGGCCCGAGGTGCGCGAGCGCCTGCTCTCGCAGATGCGGGCCACGTCCCAGGCGGGGGCGCGCGCGGGGCTGGGGGCGCTGCTGACCTTCGACCCCGTCGCGGCGCTCCGGCGCTACCCGGGGCCGCGCCTCTCCGTCATCACCGCGTTCAACGAGGAGCCCGGCTCCTACCAGCGCCTCGTCCCCGAGCTGCCGTTCCGGAAGGTGGACGGCACCGGCCACTGGGTGCAGCTCGACGCTCCGGACGTGGTGAACGACCTGCTGGACGGGTTCCTCGCCACCGTCCGCTGAGCGTCCATCTCACCCGGCCGCGCCCGGCACCTCCCGCGTCCGTGGCCGGGGAGTGATTCCGAGCGCGCTGACGGCCGCGACCAGCGCCACGAGGATGGCGAACCACCAGCCATGGATGAAGGGGGCGAGCTGCCCTGTCGCTCCGGCCTCGCCCAGGATGACGACGAGGAGGCTCGTGCCGAGGGCCATTCCCACCTGGCGGCCCATGTTGACCACGGCGCTGCCGGTGGAGCTCTGGTGTGGCGGCAGCTCCGCGGTCGCCGAGGCGATGGCGGTGGGAAAGGCCAGCCCGACTCCGGCGCCCGTCAGCAGCCAGCCCGGAAGAATGGCGGTGAGGTACCCGGCCTCGGGGCCAAGGCCGAGGAGGATGAGGGCCGGGCCCAGCGCCATCATCAGCGCGCCCAGGCCGGTGACCACGCCCACCGAGTACCGTCTGCCCAGGCGCTGGCCGACCATGGCGAAGAGCGGAACCATGCAGGGGCCGGGGGCCACGGCGAGGCCTGTCTGGAGCGCGGACCAGTGCCACCGCTGCTGCATGAACAGGATGCCCGACAGCAGCTCGGCGGCGAAGGCCACCGAGAGCAGCAGCACCGTCAGGTTGGACCACGCGAAGGTCCGGTGCTTCAGCAGCGACAGCTCAATCACCGGACTCGGGTGTCGCGCGGAGCTGAAGACGAAGGCTCCCAGGGCGGCCACGGTGATGACCCAGCAGAGCGTGGCCGCCGTCGAGCCCCACCCCCAGCCGGGCGCCTCGCTGAGGCCGAGCGCGAGCGTGGCGATGGCCACGATGAGCAGCGCGCTGCCCAGGAAGTCCGGCAGGTGGGCCCGCTGCTGCTTCACGGAGGGGACGAACCTCGCCGCCGTCAGGATTGCCGCGACGCCGATGGGCAGGTTCAGGAGGAAGATGCCTCGCCACGAGGTGTCGACGAGCAGCCCTCCCACCACGGGCCCCGCCGCTCCCGCCAGCGCGCCGCTGGAGGCCCAGATTCGCGTGGAGCGGGTGCGCGTCTCCGCGGGGAGGACGGTGAGGACCAGGCCCAGGCTGGCGGGCGTGAGCACCGCCGCGCCAGCGGCCTGGAGGCAGCGGAACGCGACCAGCACCCAGAGGTTGCCGCTCAGCGCGCAGCCGAGGCTGGCGAGCGTGAACAGCGCGAGCCCGACCTGGAAGCCGGCCTTCCGCCCGAAGGAGTCCGTCAGCCGGCCGGCGGGCACCAGCAGCGCGCCGTAGAAGATGGTGTAGCCGTTGAGGACCCAGCTCAGGTGGGACAGCGAGGACTGCCCGAGGTCGGTGCCAATGTCACCGAGGGCGACATTCACGATGAACATGTCCAGGGTGGCCATGAACACCGCGGAGCAGAGAATGGCGAGGACGATGCCCGGATGGGCCGTCGGCTCGGAGGGCTGGGCCGCTACCATTGGAGATTGAGCGCCGAGCGGAGCGCGGTGTCGAAGGCCGGGTCATCGAGCTTCGCGCGCGAGGCGAGGAGCGCCTCGGCGTCCGGGCCGGCGGGCCAGCGGAACTGGCGCTCGGGGGACTCCACCGCGTCGGCGATGGTGCGCGCGATGGTCTCCGGCGGCGTCATCTGCTCCCGGGGACCGTACTTCCGCGACGCCGCGAGCGGGAGATACGGGTCCTTCTCACTGAAGTACGCGCGGGGGGCGTCCAGCGCACCGGTGCCAATCTGCCCCGGCTCCACGACGACGACGCGGACCCCGAAGTGGCCCAGTTCGAGGCGCAGCGACTCGCTCAGCGCCTCCAGGGCCCACTTGGTGGAGCAGTAGATGCCCGTCAGGGGGAGCGAGATGCGGCCGACCACGGACGAGACGTTGAGCACCGTGCCGGCGCGCCGCTCGCGCATCGCCGGGGTGAAGGCCTGAATCATCCGAAGCGCCCCGAAGACGTTGATCTCATAGAGGTTGCGGACCTCCTCGAAGGGAATCGACTCGAGCGGCGCCACCGCGATTTCGGCCGCGTTGTTGATGAGGACATCCACCCGGCCGGCCTGCTCCACGGCGCGCCGGACCGAAGTCTCGCTCGTCACATCGAGCGCCAGGCGCTCGGCGACGGGCAGGTCCGCGAGGGTCTCCACCTTGCGCGCCGTCGCGATGACCTCGTGCCCGCGGCGCGCGAGCTCCAGGGCGGTGGCCCTGCCCAGCCCCTTCGAACTGCCTGTGATCAGAATGCGTGACATGGAAGCGTCCTTTCTTGTGGAACCGCGCTGCTGCTGAAGTGGGGGAATGCCTGTAGATGCAGGTATTGAGTCGAAAAAAGAGGGCGGCCGGGTGAAGCCGGGCCGCCCTCGGGGGCTGTCAGTCTGGCGCGGCGCCCGCGGCAATCTTCGGCAGGGTGCGAAACGCCGCGTCCCAGGTCGTCGTGGAGATGCGCTCCTGGAGCCGCTCCTGG
This region of Pyxidicoccus trucidator genomic DNA includes:
- a CDS encoding DMT family transporter; translated protein: MRYFAMVAAGATLWGCWALFLRPAGLSGPQNALLVLTAMSLPAPFLLRREALRDRRATAALVVIGLADAANTALFFAAIRNGPVSVAVLTHYLAPLLLALSAPWVLRERVSARALVGVPITLFGLALLIIQPGTAFSGLTATLGAASALFYAVIVLGSKEAARAYSPLAVTSLHAPLSMAALLLYFGAEALPSALDEATLRVLVGGVACGLIGNILFNAGLRHVPTAAAGALTYLEPLTASVVGMVFFAEALTPAGIVGGLLVLVTGAWVAAERRAPARLLPEPSATP
- a CDS encoding DUF378 domain-containing protein; this translates as MERVDADRLKAVLAKVMAVLVIIGAINWGLIGFFNWNLVDAIFGGGAREETSAAGRLVYSVVGLAGVALALVFPWSRPVDTTTTTTTTRTTGTGANRRIDVRP
- a CDS encoding YihY/virulence factor BrkB family protein, giving the protein MAHRSTPGGAARWKGLLGRLRQEWKRNKLSDAAAALTFYGVLALFPFLLFMVALAGVVVQPEQVQALIGALGREVPPELGALPYAQLAQLTSGPGRELLTISALAAVWSATAGVVSLMSALNTAYGVTESRPRWKVYGVALGMMLAGAVLALLAGLLAVAAPALATRLGQPWTMLAGWLRLPLAALLMMVLWATLYSVLPDARQKFRFFTPGSVAGVLVWLAASLGFSAYVSHFSTFGITYGALGGIIVLLLWMWISSLALMLGAEINAVLARRPPGDAGVPA
- a CDS encoding S41 family peptidase — translated: MTRGPQAFRSRLREGLGALLCAAALLVSTASPAQMGRGAGEPVDAAMRAKIVDRVSTALNETYVFPDVARKMEANLRKKLKAGAYDKLANSAELAEALTRDLQEVSKDKHLSIHYAPTRPPGMGPDGPSQEAREEHRREMASRNFGFEKVERLAGNVGYLDLRGFMGAELAGETAIAAMGFLANSDAVIIDLRNNGGGDPSMIQLITSYFFDEPKHLNSFYIRKGDITQQFWTSAHVAGKRMTDVPIYILTSQRTFSAAEEFSYNLKNLKRATLVGETTGGGAHPVNAQFLDDVHLLVRVPFGRAVNPVTGTNWEGTGVAPDIKVPADKAQETAHLDALKKLRATVKDDGKKKRLEWSIQGVEALARPVTLTAEVLKSFAGSYGPRTLVFENGSLWYEWRKGIPRVRAVPMTADTLTLDGVEVLRLRIEKDASGKVTGLTHLYEDGNVDKAPRTGS
- a CDS encoding helix-turn-helix transcriptional regulator; amino-acid sequence: MARVERVMQLQDFLRAHEATTVAEIAAALEVSVRTVHRDLATLRDQGVPISSDSGPGGGVRLERARGLTAVHLSLEEVVALWLAANLSATASSLPWGSAARSGLEKLFASVPKERARGMRELCRRVVVGRPASARVLAEVGTPPEELLAVFERAFREQVCLSFDYQDRHGKASRRLVEPHGLLVEAPVWYVLARDVEKSAARIFRMDRIRRARVVPERSFVPDMEGLKAQAVAQKQEAQSP
- a CDS encoding alpha/beta fold hydrolase — protein: MVKGPAGALYVDDGGKGGVPVVFVHSSCGNTTHWAAQLAHLRKHRRAVALDLRGHGKSAPPEDVDITMEDFARDIAAVVDGLGLQRFVLVGHSMGGAICAAYAGQHPDRVAGLFLLDPASDARAIPAEQSAGLMQVLATEAWSAVIEEFWTPMLAASRPEVRERLLSQMRATSQAGARAGLGALLTFDPVAALRRYPGPRLSVITAFNEEPGSYQRLVPELPFRKVDGTGHWVQLDAPDVVNDLLDGFLATVR
- a CDS encoding MFS transporter; its protein translation is MVAAQPSEPTAHPGIVLAILCSAVFMATLDMFIVNVALGDIGTDLGQSSLSHLSWVLNGYTIFYGALLVPAGRLTDSFGRKAGFQVGLALFTLASLGCALSGNLWVLVAFRCLQAAGAAVLTPASLGLVLTVLPAETRTRSTRIWASSGALAGAAGPVVGGLLVDTSWRGIFLLNLPIGVAAILTAARFVPSVKQQRAHLPDFLGSALLIVAIATLALGLSEAPGWGWGSTAATLCWVITVAALGAFVFSSARHPSPVIELSLLKHRTFAWSNLTVLLLSVAFAAELLSGILFMQQRWHWSALQTGLAVAPGPCMVPLFAMVGQRLGRRYSVGVVTGLGALMMALGPALILLGLGPEAGYLTAILPGWLLTGAGVGLAFPTAIASATAELPPHQSSTGSAVVNMGRQVGMALGTSLLVVILGEAGATGQLAPFIHGWWFAILVALVAAVSALGITPRPRTREVPGAAG
- a CDS encoding SDR family oxidoreductase, giving the protein MSRILITGSSKGLGRATALELARRGHEVIATARKVETLADLPVAERLALDVTSETSVRRAVEQAGRVDVLINNAAEIAVAPLESIPFEEVRNLYEINVFGALRMIQAFTPAMRERRAGTVLNVSSVVGRISLPLTGIYCSTKWALEALSESLRLELGHFGVRVVVVEPGQIGTGALDAPRAYFSEKDPYLPLAASRKYGPREQMTPPETIARTIADAVESPERQFRWPAGPDAEALLASRAKLDDPAFDTALRSALNLQW